One Natator depressus isolate rNatDep1 chromosome 6, rNatDep2.hap1, whole genome shotgun sequence DNA window includes the following coding sequences:
- the TMEM138 gene encoding transmembrane protein 138 — protein sequence MLRTSNYSLVLSLQFLLLVYDLFVNSFSELLRTAPVIQLVLFIIQDIAILFNIIIIFLMFFNTFVFQAGLVNLLFHKFKGTIVLSAAYLVLSIAFHVWVMNLRWKNATHFVWTDGLQALFVFQRLAAVLYCYFYKRTALHLGDPRFYQDSLWLRKEFAQVRS from the exons ATGCTCCGGACTAGTAACTACAGCCTGGTGCTCTCCCTGCAGTTCCTGCTGCTCGTCTATGACCTCTTTGTCAACTCCTTCTCGGAGCTGCTCCGCACGGCCCCCGTCATCCAGCTCGTGCTCTTcat CATCCAGGATATTGCCATCCTCttcaacatcatcatcatcttcctcatgtTTTTCAACACCTTTGTCTTCCAAGCCGGCCTGGTCAACCTCCTCTTCCACAAGTTTAAAGGGACCATTGTCCTGTCGGCGGCTTACCTGGTTCTGAGCATCGCCTTCCATGTCTGGGTCATG AACCTGCGCTGGAAAAACGCCACCCACTTTGTGTGGACGGACGGGCTGCAGGCCCTCTTTGTGTTCCAGCGGCTGG CGGCTGTGCTGTACTGCTACTTCTACAAGAGGACGGCCTTGCACCTGGGTGACCCCCGCTTCTACCAGGACTCCCTATGGCTGCGCAAGGAGTTTGCTCAGGTCCGCAGCTGA
- the TMEM216 gene encoding transmembrane protein 216 isoform X1 — protein sequence MAPRSRQLSSTPLEILLFLNGWYYATYFLLEIFIFIYKGLLLPYPSANLALDLVMLFLYLGIEVTRIFFGSKGNLCQRKVPLSISLALTFPAAVMAAYYLLLQTYALRLEAILNAILLLFYAVELLLGILTLASFSRVDSY from the exons ATGGCGCCTAGAA GCCGCCAGCTCTCCTCTACACCCCTGGAAATCCTGCTCTTCCTCAATGGATGGTATTATGCCACTTACTTCCTCCTGGAGATCTTCATATTCATCTATAAAG GGCTGCTATTACCATACCCCTCTGCCAACCTGGCCTTGGATCTTGTCATGCTCTTCCTCTACCTCGGCATTGAAGTCACTCGGATATTTTTTG GCTCCAAGGGGAACCTGTGCCAGCGGAAGGTGCCGCTCTCCATCAGCCTGGCCTTGACATTCCCAGCGGCCGTGATGGCGGCCTATTACCTGCTGCTGCAGACCTACGCCCTGCGGCTGGAGGCCATCCTCAATGCCATCCTGCTGCTCTTCTACGCTGTCGAGCTGCTCCTGGGCATCCTCACCCTGGCCTCCTTCTCTAG GGTGGACTCGTACTAA
- the TMEM216 gene encoding transmembrane protein 216 isoform X2, whose protein sequence is MRAAGLHGEQHLAHSCCSFAHPLGRQLSSTPLEILLFLNGWYYATYFLLEIFIFIYKGLLLPYPSANLALDLVMLFLYLGIEVTRIFFGSKGNLCQRKVPLSISLALTFPAAVMAAYYLLLQTYALRLEAILNAILLLFYAVELLLGILTLASFSRVDSY, encoded by the exons ATGAGGGCGGCAGGCCTGCATGGGGAGCAGCACCTTGCCCATTCATGCTGTTCATTTGCCCATCCCCTAGGCCGCCAGCTCTCCTCTACACCCCTGGAAATCCTGCTCTTCCTCAATGGATGGTATTATGCCACTTACTTCCTCCTGGAGATCTTCATATTCATCTATAAAG GGCTGCTATTACCATACCCCTCTGCCAACCTGGCCTTGGATCTTGTCATGCTCTTCCTCTACCTCGGCATTGAAGTCACTCGGATATTTTTTG GCTCCAAGGGGAACCTGTGCCAGCGGAAGGTGCCGCTCTCCATCAGCCTGGCCTTGACATTCCCAGCGGCCGTGATGGCGGCCTATTACCTGCTGCTGCAGACCTACGCCCTGCGGCTGGAGGCCATCCTCAATGCCATCCTGCTGCTCTTCTACGCTGTCGAGCTGCTCCTGGGCATCCTCACCCTGGCCTCCTTCTCTAG GGTGGACTCGTACTAA
- the LOC141989730 gene encoding fascin-like: MADSTLPPSLPCGLINAANRYLSAEPFRFQVVATGSVLRLRQVWILRFMPSQGAGAAGQAEESGQRLHLLSSLQRFLAADPNGKVTCDQESPGPGALFLLRQYPDGKVSLQCELSQRYLGGAEDNVTCFAQTVSEGEKWSLHLAQHPNGHMLNLGKQRYMRCDQQTGHMRCDRDLPWGPEAIITLHFDLKERKYGLWSGAGSLLAADGSLQAELSPQTLYSLELRGGLLALRDADGRYLTGRENTVKTFKTDKPGRDEFFALEPSAAQVSLRTFTGGHFVCCRLGADIYANAMSVGNTEIFQLLLNDVTKQACFRSSSGTYLAVGPNDSVVSTSTHDKGVWFSLQYREQRVTLRMADGRQVATRPNGQLLLVPEAAAPLQGR, translated from the exons ATGGCTGACTCCACTCTACCCCCCTCACTGCCCTGTGGCCTTATCAATGCTGCCAACCGGTACCTGAGCGCCGAACCCTTCCGCTTCCAGGTGGTGGCCACGGGCTCGGTGCTGCGGCTCCGCCAGGTCTGGATACTGCGCTTCATGCCCTCACAGGGAGCCGGGGCTGCCGGGCAGGCCGAGGAGAGCGGGCAGAGGCTGCatctgctcagctccctgcagcgcTTCCTGGCGGCCGATCCCAACGGCAAAGTcacctgtgaccaggagagcCCGGGCCCGGGTGCCCTCTTCCTGCTGCGGCAGTACCCAGATGGCAAG GTGTCCCTGCAGTGCGAGCTCTCCCAGCGCTACCTGGGTGGGGCCGAGGACAACGTCACCTGCTTTGCCCAGACGGTGAGTGAGGGCGAGAAGTGGAGCCTGCACCTGGCCCAGCACCCCAACGGGCACATGCTGAACCTCGGCAAGCAGCGCTACATGCGCTGTGACCAGCAGACTGGGCACATGCGCTGCGACCGCGATCTGCCCTGGGGGCCCGAGGCCATCATCACCCTCCACTTCGACCTCAAAG AGAGGAAGTATGGGCTgtggagcggggctgggagcctgctGGCTGCCGACGGCTCACTACAGGCCGAGCTGTCCCCTCAAACGCTTTACTCCCTGGAGCTGCGGGGTGGCCTGCTGGCCCTGCGGGACGCAGATGGCAGGTACCTGACCGGGCGGGAGAACACCGTCAAGACCTTCAAGACGGACAAGCCAGGGCGCGACGAGTTCTTTGCTCTGGAGCCCAGCGCTGCACAGGTCTCGCTGCGCACCTTCACTGGGGGCCACTTTGTctgctgcaggctgg GGGCTGACATCTATGCCAACGCCATGTCCGTTGGCAACACGGAGATTTTCCAGCTGCTGCTGAATGATGTCACCAAGCAGGCCTGCTTTCGCAGCTCCTCCGGCACCTACCTCGCCGTG GGCCCCAACGACTCTGTGGTGAGCACCAGCACCCACGACAAGGGGGTCTGGTTCTCACTCCAGTACCGGGAGCAGAGGGTGACACTGCGAATGGCTGACGGCAGACAAGTGGCCACCAGGCCCAAcgggcagctgctgctggtgcccgAGGCAGCAG CACCTCTGCAGGGCCGGTAG
- the CPSF7 gene encoding cleavage and polyadenylation specificity factor subunit 7, with protein sequence MSEGVDLIDIYADEEFNQDSEFSNADQMDLYDDVLAASSQPPESRTSSSEAPTEIRQEQSPKPNSKSPAILYTYSGLRNKRAAVYVGSFSWWTTDQQLIQIIRSVGVYDVVELKFAENRANGQSKGYAEVVVASENSVHKLLELLPGKILNGDKVEVRLATRQNLSQFEAQARKRVPPRAHSRDSWDSMDGRATPTENAVPPPRVEKPPSVLPFFNRPPAAMPLMALPPPPMPPPPPLSSSFGVPPPPPGIHYQHLMPPPPRLPPHLAVPPPGAVPPALHLNPAFFPPPNATLAPPLDTYKASAAYNHSSRELGPLPPPVSEAEFEEIMNRNRAISSSAISKAVSGASAGDYSDAIETLLTAIAVIKQSRVANDERCRVLISSLKDCLHGIEAKSYSMGASSSSSRKRHRSRERSPSRSRESSRRHRDPLHNEDRHEDYFQERNREHERHRDRDRERDRHH encoded by the exons ATGTCCGAGGGGGTGGATCTGATCGATATCTACGCCGACGAAGAGTTCAACCAG GACTCCGAATTCAGTAATGCTGACCAGATGGATCTGTACGACGACGTGCTAGCAGCAAGCTCGCAGCCACCCGAAAGCCGCACCAGCAGCTCAGAGGCACCGACCGAGATCCGCCAGGAGCAATCCCCCAAGCCAAACAGCAAATCGCCTGCCATCCTGTACACCTACAGTGGCCTGCGCAACAAACGGGCTGCCGTGTATGTGGGCAGCTTCTCCTGG TGGACAACTGACCAGCAGCTGATCCAGATTATTCGCTCAGTGGGGGTCTACGATGTGGTGGAGCTGAAATTCGCGGAGAACCGAGCCAATGGCCAATCCAAAGG GTATGCAGAGGTGGTAGTTGCCTCTGAGAACTCAGTCCACAAGCTCCTGGAGCTGCTGCCTGGCAAGATCCTCAATGGGGATAAGGTGGAGGTGAGACTGGCCACCCGGCAGAACCTGTCGCAGTTCGAGGCACAGGCTCGGAAAC GGGTGCCACCGAGGGCTCACTCCCGGGACTCCTGGGATTCGATGGATGGCCGAGCCACGCCGACAGAGAATGCCGTGCCGCCCCCTCGTGTGGAGAAGCCCCCTTCCGTGCTGCCTTTCTTTAACCGCCCCCCTGCTGCCATGCCCCtcatggccctgccccctcccccgatgcCTCCCCCGCCACCTCTCTCCTCCAGCTTTGGAGTGCCACCTCCCCCGCCAGGAATCCACTACCAGCATCTAATGCCCCCTCCTCCTCGACTGCCCCCCCACCTGGCCGTGCCACCTCCAGGGGCGGTCCCTCCTGCCCTGCACCTTAACCCTGCCTTCTTCCCTCCGCCAAATGCAACGCTGGCCCCCCCGCTGGACACCTACAAGGCCTCTGCAGCATATAACCACAGCAG TCGAGAGCTGGGCCCACTGCCTCCCCCGGTGAGCGAAGCCGAGTTTGAGGAGATTATGAACAGGAATCGAGCAATTTCCAGCAGTGCCATTTCCAAAGCGGTGTCCGGAGCCAGTGCAG GGGATTACAGTGATGCCATAGAGACCCTGCTCACGGCCATTGCTGTTATCAAACAGTCCCGCGTAGCCAACGACGAGCGGTGCCGCGTCCTCATCTCCTCTCTCAAGGATTGTCTTCATGGGATCGAAGCCAAGTCCTACAGCATGggtgccagcagcagctcctccag AAAAAGACACCGGTCTCGGGAGAGGTCGCCCAGTCGGTCCCGCgagagcagcaggaggcaccgggacCCACTCCATAATGAGGATCGGCACGAGGACTATTTCCAAGAAAGGAACCGGGAGCATGAGAGACATCgggacagggacagagaaagggacCGGCACCACTGA